One Etheostoma spectabile isolate EspeVRDwgs_2016 unplaced genomic scaffold, UIUC_Espe_1.0 scaffold00569791, whole genome shotgun sequence genomic window carries:
- the LOC116685364 gene encoding macrophage mannose receptor 1 has protein sequence MLVYLSAPSLQFLLCYQVSGPPLGVSYVTTASKTWKEAQKYCRKNHTDLATVSNQEDMKRLQHHVPAGAWIGLQRDWRWSRPGVEFNDSKWSPGQPDNYNSNKEDCVWMTKDGWHDDSCASVYKFICYDERKTSGNTFYVSTDEMTWREAQNYCRTNHTDLISGVQQLEDFKTNPLYMSLYTQEPDEKLWIGLFRDPDWSWSDGSNFSFTNWDEQNPDPDRDPKKSCAMTTSGGAWSSDDCNETKTFFCYDDSLFLIKENRTWEDALYYCRDLYGDLVSIANLDQQLWVQERAKMATTYYVWLGLRYTCTLDVWFWVSDETSNYTNWDPSKTTGDDCNMSAAMDRRGGAQVGQKDQRRKPVQFHLFQELTTTM, from the exons ATGCTTGTGTATCTATCAGCTCCATCGCTGCAGTTCCTTCTCTGTTATCAGGTCAGTGGTCCTCCACTGGGGGTCAGCTATGTGACTACCGCTTCCAAAACCTGGAAAGAAGCCCAGAAGTACTGCAGAAAGAACCACACTGACCTGGCCACAGTGTCTAACCAGGAAGACATGAAGAGACTCCAGCACCATGTACCAGCCGGAGCCTGGATCGGGCTGCAGAGAGACTGGCGCTGGTCTCGGCCCGGGGTGGAGTTCAACGATAGTAAATGGTCTCCAGGACAGCCGGATAATTACAACAGCAATAAGGAGGACTGTGTGTGGATGACGAAGGACGGATGGCATGACGACTCTTGTGCTTCCGTCTATAAATTTATCTGCTATGACG AACGCAAGACATCCGGCAACACATTTTATGTCAGTACAGATGAGATGACCTGGCGAGAGGCTCAGAACTACTGCAGAACCAATCACACTGACCTGATCAGTGGAGTCCAGCAGCTGGAGGACTTCAAGACAAACCCCCTTTATATGTCATTATACACCCAGGAACCTGATGAAAAACTCTGGATCGGCCTGTTCAGGGACCCTGACTGGAGCTGGTCTGATGGGAGCAACTTCTCTTTCACAAACTGGGATGAACAAAACCCTGACCCTGATCGTGACCCTAAGAAGTCATGTGCTATGACTACGTCAGGTGGAGCCTGGAGCTCTGATGACTGTAATGAAACCAAAACCTTCTTCTGCTACGACG ATTCTCTGTTCCTGATCAAGGAGAACCGGACCTGGGAGGACGCGTTATACTACTGCAGAGATCTCTATGGCGACCTGGTCTCCATCGCCAACCTAGACCAGCAGCTCTGGGTCCAGGAGAGAGCCAAGATGGCCACCACTTACTACGTGTGGCTGGGACTGCGCTACACCTGCACCCTGGACGTCTGGTTCTGGGTCAGTGACGAGACCAGCAACTACACCAACTGGGACCCCAGCAAGACTACAGGGGACGACTGCAACATGTCTGCAGCCATGGACAGAAGGGGGGGGGCACAAGTGGGTCAAAAAGATCAGCGACGAAAACCAGTTCAATTTCATCTGTTCCAAGAACTCACCACCacaatgtaa